ttatttttaaaaaggtaAGTGGGTTTATTATTGCCATACGTGACTGAGTTACAGTGGAGAAAATTGTCTCGTATTCTGCCCGTACAGTTcgattcattacaacagtgcattagtAAAGTTAAAACAGCAACAGAGTGCAGAAAAAGGTGTTGCTAAGgaagtgcaggtagacagtaaggtgTGCAAGGTCATTAACAAGGTAGATCGTGAGGTCACGAGTTCATCTTAATgtgttagggaaacatttaacaGTCTTATGATTTGTAGATGGAGTTGTTAGCCTCACAATATTATACAAATTCTTTTAACTTATTAGTTACAAAGTTATAATGTGATTGCGTTTCTGAATCGCTAATACATGAGTCTAAATGCCACATGGCAGTTCAAAACAAGTATTGATAGGTGGAGAGGGGTTAGTATCtctgaggaggaagggggaaagataGCGAGAGTGGCAGAAAGGGAGAGTGTGGGGTGACAAGAGTAGTTTAGCTGTGGGAAAGGGTATTGTATTGATTGGAGGGGCATGATGTATTAGAGATAGATGGTTCACTTTATTGTGCCAAATATAATTTATTCTATTTGACAAAAAATGCCTGGTGTTGCTTTAACTGCTTAAGAATGTTGCTAATACAGAATCAACCAACTGCACTATGCTGACACAGATGGATCACCAAGATAGCTTTGGAGAAATATGTTGACTAAGATATCTCGGGGGGAGTGTAGAGAAAGCTGCTGTCACCTGACCAGGGAGATGAAAAGAAAGCCATGGTGTAACTTGATGAGATGCCTATTTTTAAGTGTTAATCAGTGCCTAGGCATCTTTTTCTCCAGTGCACTTGGACTGGAATCACGTAATGGCAGCTGTGCCCCCTCCCACAAATGAGgactttctttgtaattttctattgTTGATAGTATGGCATTTTATTTCACCCCCAGGAGATTCTAAAGCAGCATGAGATTGCAGTTTTGTAATCCCTTGTAAGTGAAATTTTAAAAAGCCACAGGAATTGATTTATTCATGGTGCTCTTGTATGTGAGGCAAATTTGTTGGGCTGTTTGTTTACTTTCCTACATATCTCTTTAATAGATTACAAAATGATTTGGTAAGTTCCTGAAGACAGAGTAACCTTGAAGTTATAAATCCTTTCTTAACATTGTCCTTATTGCTGTAGAGACTAAATATTAAACATTTTTACTCAGCTGAATGATATGCTTTATTGCAAGTGGAATCACagtcttcccccctccccacccaccccgggCATTGAGAAACCATAAAAGTATCTAAAACTTGGTCATATTCAAAACCATCATGTCCCTCTTCCTTGATTCTTCAGAAAATACGATCTGTTTGATAACTTTCATTTCCCTTTTTAGATTGGTAATGGGCAAATGCAGGAATTAAAAGATGGAACTCCATTCGCTTCTAAATATTATGACGACCTAACCGGACAGGATTGTGAGGGACACAATTCTGCAATCACAGTCTGGTTAGGAACACACAAAATTGAGAATATTCTCTTATTTGAACCTGCTCAAAGCATGAAAGCTCACAGATTCAAGAGGTGAGGGACCAATCTTGAGAACTTCATGGGCCACTCACATTGAACGAACTTTGGTGGGCGTACTTTGTATGTGGTTCATAGATGGTGATGCAAATATGAGAAATGGTTCTGTGGGTATGGCGGTGTGGGCTGCTTCACTGGAGCTCATTTGTTTGTCTTTGGTTTCTTTGTGATGTGTTAGTTGTGGCTCATTGGTGCCAGTCATACCGTGCGTTCCATTtcccttccagcattttgtccaaAAGCGTCCTCTGACTGCCCAGTGCAATCCTGTAGTGGTGCTGGACTGATAGCACTGCTGTCCTTTGGATAAGACATTAAATCAATACCACATTGGCCTGCTGAAATAGAGATAAAAAGATCCTTATGTTTTTGAGGAAAGGGAATTGTCAGATGTATTTGGTCTAATACGTATCTCAGCATTGTAAAGACCAATTACCTGATTCTCATCACATTATTATTGCAGGCTCTTGCCATAACTAGTCTGGCTGTTGTGTATGCCAGTGACTTGACAACTCTGGCTATAAAATGCTTTGGAATATATTTTGAGTTTAAGAGAGCGTTGAATCAATGCTGGCTTGTTTAAAACCTTACAGTTTCTGAAGCTGCTATAACTTACTGCTGTTTCTGTAGATAATAAGAGTTGAGTATGTGGTAGAATCCTGTGGTCAGTTGAGAGAGCTGGTCTTTATAACTAATTTGGATTTTTACGACAATCTAAAATCCCTTAAGTTTCGACCATAATTCAGAAAGTTTGtttaatttcttcattttgtatACTCAAACTTCATTTTCTTTCTCATAGATCGAAAGACTTGCACGTGGACTTTTGTATTGTATAACTGACAAATAACGAATCTAGAAACAGCCATAGTGGGCATGATTGAAAGTCAGTGGCCTTATTAATGGAATGAGTCAGTGTGTTATGTTAATCTACAGCTGTAATTAAGATAAAGCTTGTCAAGATTTCAAATAGCTGCTGCTTGGGGAAAGGCCAGAGGAAATGCTTAGGCCATAAAGGAAGTATTTCATTGTTCTAGTCAAATGAGAGGAAAGTGCTTTGCCATTATACCTTCCCAATAGATTCAAAGAGAACCACAGCATGGAAATGCTACACTAATTCTCCTTACCTCTTTTACATTCTCTGAATAGGTATTGAACTCATGAATGCTCCCTCAATACTTGTTTTGTTTCttattttttttgcactaatgTAATTTAACTATTACACATTATAATTCACTTTTCTTTTCCTCTCTTATTATCGTGTATTACATCGCACTGCTACTGCGAAGTTAgtaaatttcacgacgtatgctggtgatattaaacctggctcTGGGTCACCAGccaaccccttcccctccccacacacgcTTACCCACAggctagggcaggggttcccaaccttttttctgCCATAGgtcaataccattaaacaagtagtctgtggatcccagattgggaacccctgcactagaggcaatttacaatggccagtcaGCCCATTAACGCAGGACGTGGCCACAGGTAATTTGTGGAAAGCTTGATTTGTATATTTCAGTGGACCAAAGACTGATAATGAGGCACTGTGATTGTCTACAATATATGTCTAGTATTATTGATTTTTagcattccaattcccattcctatttTGATGTGTCGGTCCATGGCTGCCTCTCGAGCCAAGGTGAggacaccctcagggtggaggagcaacaccttatattctgtttgggtagcctcccacctgatgacatgaataatGACTTCTTCTTCTGGagaaatccctcctcccctctattccccactctgaccttttacttctcacctgccaGCTAATTTCCCCctggctcccctcctccttccctttctcaaatggttcactctcctctcctatcagcttctttcttcttcagcccttgacctttcccacccaccttgcttcacctgtcaccttccggctagcttctcccccccccccccccgcttattattctgacatcttcccccttcccagtcctgaagaagcgcctcagcccaaaacaacaACTGCTTGGCTGAccggctgagctcctccagcattttgtgtgtgttgatttggatttccagcatctgcagattttcttgagtTTAGTATCTCAATTTTTGTTTGGATATTCATTTTAGACTACAGCCTGAGAAGCAAGATTGATAATGTGACTGTTAAATGTATACATTTTGAAGATCTCATTATCACCTTTATTTAGTCAATCTGGGCAGTTGTTTATCAGAACCCTGCAAGCAAAGGGGGCCTTTGCATTGTCTTCAAAGCCATGCCCTTATCCCATGGTTAGTGCATAATTCTTATCCACTCACAAAGTGGATGATGGTGATCTGGCTGCAGACATTTCTTTTGAGTGACATTTTCTGTAGGGGAGAAGCATTAAAACTTTGTGCAGAATTCCACATTTGGTATCAAAGTACTATTTCTATAAAGTTTGATGCTATGCATTTAAGTTGTAAAGATAATGGATTCAGCTGCAGGATTAGTTTGTGACTGGGTCAACTGCAGAGAAAACTACGGTAAACGCCGGCTTGCTGTCAGATAGGCAGATATATTTAGGGTTGGCAACTACGTCATCACTGTTGCAGAATAATGTACAGTAAGATTTGCCAACAGTTTGTTGGAAGGCGTTCAGATTATTGGGCACTGCTACAAGTCAGTCATCATTTCCTGTAAATGGCTGCAGCAGAATCGTAGTGTCGTCAATAAGGAAGAAAACAAGGAAAGCAAGTGTCGGCAGCTGAGAAGCGTGTAGCTGATAGTCTGTTCAAAAGGCAGAGCAAGAACCAGTTTATTAATTTAGTATCTTACAGTCAGAGATTCGTATGTTGGTAAGTAGGTGGAGCTGACTCAGGGAGCAAGTTTTGTACAAAAAAGCTTTGAAATATTTACTTGCCAGCCAGATGTCCTTGGGGTGATAGTTTCACAATGATTGAGATGCAATGTCAGTTGTGTAATTGAGAGCAAGGTAGTAAGGGCTGGCGATGTGAGCTAATGAACAAGTGGGTCAGGAACAAGAGTGATAATGAACCTATATCAGCCCATAAGCCTCTGTACATTGTGAATTTTCCTGATTGTTCATGTAACTAGTCATTTAGTGACCCGTTTAAATTCTCTGCAGATTTAGGCAGTTTATAGGGAGAATTTCTTTTAAAAGTTAATCCCTCAATGTGCATGTATAGTAAGGATAGTATTCATTTTCGGTTGGCGGGAGAAGATTGTGGCAAATGAGCTGCAGTCCAGCTGGttgctttgcctccaactttcaccctgtcctcaaatttacctggtccatttccgacacctccctcccttttcttgatctttctgtctccatctctggagagggcctacctactgatatctactataagcctacagactctcacagctacctggactattcctcttcccccccgtctcttgcaaaaatgctatccccttctcgcaattcctctgtctccgccgcatctgctctcaggatggggcttttcattccaggacgaaggagatgtcttcctttttaaaatgaaggggcttcccttcttcctccatcaactctgctctcaaacgcatttctcccatttcccgcacatctgccttcaccccatctgcccaccccccccccccactcgggatagggttccccttgtcctcacctaccactccaccagcctccaggtccaacatataattctccgtaacttccgccacttccaattggatcccactaccaagtacatctttccctcccccccactttctgcttttcacagggatcgcttcctacgcgactcccttgtccattcgtcacccccacccccatccctgcccttacacttcctccctcaccaccattcagggacccagacagtccttccaggtgaggtgacacttcacctgtgagtcggctggtgtggtataccgcgtccggtgctcccggtgtggctttatatatatatattggtgagacccaatgcagactgggagaccatttcactgaactccTACActtggtccaccagagaaagcaggatctcccagtggccacacattttaattccacatcccattcccattctgatatgtctatccatggcctcctctactgtcaagatgaagcaacactcaggttggaggaacaacaccttatattccgtctgggtagcctccaacctgatggcatgaacattgacttctctaacttccattaatgcccctcctccccttctcaccccatccctgatatatttttccccctcctcttttttttctctctctctctctgcccatcactctgcctgttctccatctccctctggtgcacccctccccctttctttctcctgaggcctcccgtctcatgatcctttcccttctccagctctgtatcacttttgccaatcacctttccagctctcagcttcatcccaccccctccggtcttctcctatcatttcgcatttccccctccccccactggtttcaaatctcttactatctttcctttcggttagtcctgacgaagggactcagcccgaaacgtcgacagcgcttctccctatagatgctgcctggcctgttgtgttccaccagcattttgtgtgtgttgtttgaatttccagcatctgcagatttcctcatggttGCTTTATTTGATGGTTTTATACACGTGTCCtgctagaccgggggtcggcaacctgcggctcccgagccatttgtggctctttcacctctgtgctgcggctccctgtggctttgggaaataattggtcagtatttaattaaaatgtattttatgttagtttgttagcttttgaaatgtaattatggtgatcttgtacaacctaagtgtagcgacacatttcctgccacatcataaaacggctcacaattagccagcattccggctaagggagatagcctacgggggtttgtgagtacgcgtcttttgcagcatctgcgtccatgggggctgggttgagggaagctgaaaagcaaggctgtttagttcgaataaagctatctttgactgcagtttactgacaccgctacaacgtgtttttatcgctggctgtccagacggaaggtgctgaaacgctttgtcgcgtgtctggaagaagtgaaaactttcctgggcagcaaagggctcacctttcctgagctggaacagccagagtggctggaaaagctacacttcatggtagacatgacagcgcacctgaacacgctgaacacagctcttcaggggaaaggacgtacagccctgcacatgttggaggatgttttggcattcgagcgcaagttgacagtgcttgccagagatttacagaaaggcactttgtctcacttccccaatttgagagagttcaaacaaggtcacgacatgataatttcggagtatttacattctgcaatcatcgcaatgcaaacatcgtttgggaaacgcttctgtgagttcagagaggaaaaaaacacattatccttcccggtcactcccttaagcatcgatccttccctactgaatacgactgcattggcaggtgtgagtcaacctgatcttgagatggaactggccgacatagccgacaaagacatatgggtgtccaagtttagacgcttgacagcagaccttgaagatgttgcccgtcagaaggccgttcttgctcagaaacacaaatggagtgatattgaaaacctcacagatgacagcttgcgatcctgtgtaaagatgaaggtgacatcatacagccctgatgtgcagacgctgtgcgctgaggtccaggagcagaaatcccattaaccaagtatgataaatattttaattgcctattattttacttatattcatattttttcattgttcagtgaaatagtcctttcatttttcaggatgacagctggctgacgttatttttggtttgctgctggcggaaaatttaagttcggcgtttttcataaatacaagaaggactcaaatagacattgaatattttacttaaaagtaactttcaacccaacgtctttttttcggatgtttttgttgcatgcagaaatgtaatttcgttttctctgcaggagttcatcaatttcataaatgcaacacattatagtttgtttatacatagcataaaggcaaaaaaaacgttgtatgcagtgttatttcattttaaatgtcaaacgggttttgcggctcccagtgttttcttttctgtgggaaacgggtccaagtggctctttcagtggtaaaggttgctgacccctgtgctAGACTGTCTCAAAGGGCAATTAAATATTGGCCACATTGATAATAGACTGGACTCAACGTACTAATAATAGCAGATTTCTTCAAGGGCACCAGTTGTGTTTTTAATGATATTTTAACAGGAATACAGTCCTTTGCTAATTTCAACTTATTGTTTCCAAAATTATACAAAATCAAGAACTACTATGGTGGAATTTGAATTTTCAGTTGGGTTATTTTCCTCGGCGTCTGGATTACTAATCCAATGATGTCTGCTCTGCGATATATGCCACTGTTAATGTGAAAAATAATAATGCAAAAATCTCTTCTTGGGTAATCCCTTGGGGTGATTTGCTTCCGCTTAAGTCCTTTGAGTTCAGAGAACCCAGTAGATACCGATGTGGGATCTGTAGGCTCTGCTCCTGCTGGATATAGGGGGGAGGATTGCCACAAGTTGCTTGTTTTCAAGGAGCCTTTGCGAACATTCCATGGATCATTTCCGCTGTCCAGGAGCTTAAGTGTACATTGCCTTTTCAGGGAGTCTGATGTGGGCATTCAAATGAAATGCCAAATGGCAGGAGCAAATAGGCTGTTTGGATTTGTTCTTTGACAACTGAGTACCTTATTTGAACCTGACCTGGAGTATTTCTGTCAGTTTTTGCTACCATTCACAGCAAGTGATATTGTGGCCTTGAAACAATTGCAAAGAGGAGCATGAGAAAATTCTCTGTATAAACCATTTTGGCTTAATTGAGTACAGCACTAGGATTCAGAGGAGCACAGAGCTGGAGATGATCAGATTGTTGTATTAAATAATTAAGAGAATAGATTGTCTTCCGGGTGACAGGTTGTTCTAATTACATTGGTTGAGGAGTACTAGATGTATGATACTAcatctaaattaattatcaagaacacaaagtctgcagatgctggaaatccaaagcaacacacacaaaatcctggaggaactcggcaggtcagacagcatctatggaagtgaatagtagtcaatatttcaggctgagacccttcttcaggacttcgaAGTTGTTAAGTGGTGTTTACAAAGAATAATGTGGCTTTGGAGATGAGTTTACTGTATATTAAGTGCATGAGATAGCAATTTACTGAATTCTTTTATAGTGTTGTTTCTGATTGGAAGGATGTAATTGCACACCAGACTGTAAACTTGATGAGTCACCAGGGGAACAAGTTCATAAGATTTATTCAACACACTTAATGAATTAGCACATTGACATTCAAAGAGAAACAATGCatgcaggactaactgaaaggatagataggaagaaatttgaaagtggccacacattttaattccttgtcccattcccattctgatacatctatccatggcctcctgtactgtcaagatgaagccacactcaggttggaggaacaacaccttatatatcggctgggtagcctccaacctgatggcatgaacgttgacttctgtaacttctgttaatgcccctcctccctttcttaccccatccctgacattttTTCAccacttttttttctcctctctctgccactctgcttgttctccatctccctctggtgttcacctctccctttctttctccctaggcctcccgtcccgtgatcctttcccttctccagctctgtatcccttttgtcaatcatctttccagctctcagtTTCAGccaaccccctccggtcttctcctatcattttgcatttccacctccccctcctactttcaaatctcttactacctttcctttcagttagtcctgatgaagggtcttggcctgaaacgtcgacagtgcttcttcctatagatgctgcctggcttgctgcgttccaccagcactttgtgtgtgttgcttcaatttccagcatctgcagatttcctcgagtttgctTGTTAAAATATAAAGGTGTTTTTAAAACGTATTTAAAAAGCTTAAAATGAAATCCAATTCAAATAATATGACAGGGTAGTTGGGATAAGTACCCAAGTATTTGTTTAATAGAATTAGGCAGGGACTGAAGGCTGCAGTTCTGTGGAGAGGTCTGTGAAAATGTaatcaagggaggcagaggagtgttACAAGATTGCTttaaattggtggactggaccacATTCAGCGATCCATTTTCAGATCTGAATAAATATGCCACCAATGCATCAAAACCTGTGtagatgaatgtgtgccttcaagaacttAACCGAACGCCCCCAAACCAGAAGCTTCAGATGAATCAGGCGATTCACAGTCTGTTGAGTGCGAGATTGGTGGCACTTAAAGCTGGTGATCCAGAGCTCGACAAGGTATCCAGGTTTGAATTACAAGATGACCATCGTGAGAGCGGAAAGGTAATTCCATGTGGAGTCAGAGACACAATCAAAAGCACGTTAGCCCCAGCAGGGTTTGTAGACCATTACTTGCTGAAAGGTGAAACCTAGAGGCATCATTTGCAGTGATGTCTAACTCTCTGGTGAAAGCACCTTTTTTTTCATGCTTTTCAAGGGAGAATAACTACACCCTATGATATCAGACTCGGAAGCTGACGTCAGAACATTAAAGATGGGCGAAAGGCAACAGGCCCTGACTGTGTATGTAGATAGGTACTGAAGGCCTGTGTCAACTAACTGGCTGGTatgctcaaggacatcttcagcctCTCAGTTCGGCAGCTGGAGactcccatctgcttcaaaaaggcatcaATCATACTGATGCTTATGACGAGCAGGTTGCATTGCTGCAATGACAGTTGCCCGGTGGCCCTTACATCTACTgtaataaagtgctttgagaggttgctgatgGCTAGGATTAATTCCTGTCTGAGCACCTGCACTGGACCTACTGCCTCAACAGGTCTACAGCGACCACAGTCTTTGGCTCTCCCACTGGGCTTTGGCCCATCCAGACAAAAGAAATACttttgtcaggctgctgtttatcacTTATAGTTTGAtactcaacaccatcattccttcaACAAGCTTCAAATCCCAGGCCTATGTACCGTCCTTTGGAACTGGATTcattgggagacctcagtcatgACATCTCCTCGCTGCCCGTCAACGcaggcgcacctcaaggatgcttgcttagcccaatgctctactctctttattcatgactgtgtagctaggcacagttcaaacatcatctataaattcactAATGTCACCACCACTGTTGACAGAGTCTCAGATGGTGACGGGGAGGTATACAGAAGCAAAATGGATTAGCCAGTTGAGTTGTGTCAGTGAATTATGTACATAGATGCCAAGAGCCCTTTAATCATAAAAAATCTCAATTTTCTGATTTACATAAACTGCTCAGCTATTTTTCTCTCCCCAGAATATAGTGTTACTTCACATCCTCCACATTGTAATCTGACTCAGCTTGTCGACATCCCCTTGAAGCCTCTTTGCATCACGTTCCCATTTATTTGGTGGGAAGCCTGGTGTTATTTCAGATACTTTGAAGAGTTACTTCTAAGGAGCAAAATCAAAGAACTGTTGatgtcaatgcattctgttgcgAGAATCTATTAGACAGAATTGCCTTGACACTACAAACCAAGCGTCATCTATAAATTCAGAACATGACAGAAAATATTTCAGTGAAAAAGATCTTCTCTGTCTGAAGGTCAGAACAACTGTTCTGTATAGTCACAATCCGTCCATTCTCATTGGAGAAAGTTGCTGTCTGTTCCTGTCTGTCAAAGTAATGGCTGCTTTGACCTGTCTGTGTCTGCATTCATTTTCTGTGAAGGCAAAAATCCTTAAAGCACCACCAGAAGCTAAGATCAGTGCATTTCCAATGGTATGTGAAGTTTCACCACAGGAGCAGTAAGCAGACTCTTTTCTGGAATTCGTAACTGAAATAACTGCTTACAATATTCTGAATGTTCTCCGGTGTCATGGGGGTAAGAGGATACCCTTAGCATTTATTCAGTGACTAATTTTGGCTTAGTGTGAGCTCTAAATGCCGGGAGAGAGGAGCACAAGCCGGTTTTTATACTTGATAAACTCCACCCTTTAAATATTAATCAAAAGAATGCATAAACCTTGATGTCTTATTGAAGAGGCCGCGCTATAGTTTATCTACTAAGTTCTCGATTGAGACCTTAATATTGATTATTAGCTCGTTTTGGATACATGATAAGTGATACACTTGGAGCATGTGCCAAGGTCATTAGGGTCTGAGGTCATTAAATAGATGAGATGAGCTGCATAATATGTATCTTGACTGGCTGTTCATTCTATTTTTTTGCTGTTGAGTTTTGCACAAGGCCTCAATTGACTCCCACAGtcattattatatttttatgGTGGTGGCTTCCTTTGCTATATTTTAGAAATTTTCTAAAATTCATTCTACTAGATAACTTTTTTTTGttggcaaaaccaaagagctggtcattgacttaagGAAGTTGGGTTGTACGCTTGCTCTTGTCTAAATCAACAGTGTTGAGgttgagaacttcaggttccCGGGAGAGAACATCACCCGATTCCTGTTCTGGTCCTACCATGTAGATGCCACGGGCAAGGTCACCAGCATCACTACTTCCTCAGAGACTAAAAGATTTGGCATATCCCCATCAACCTTCACCAATTTTTGTGGATGCATCATGGAAAGTATCCTATCTGGGTGTATAACAGGTTAGTATGGTAACGGCTGTGCACGTGACCACAGtgagttgtggatacagctcagcacgTTGCAGAAACCagtctccactccatggactctgtctgtacttctcacCGCTTCACTAAAGCAGCCAGTGTAACCAAAAACCCTAcctaccctggacattctctcttcttaagTCTTCCAAGATGAAACAGAAAATATAAAAGCATGAAAACACATACCGTCAGCCTCCAGAACAGCTTCTATTTAGCTGTTAAGACTATTGAAAAGTTCCCTAGATGATAAAATGGGCTCTTAGCCTTGAGTCATTTTGAACCTTATTGTAGGTGTAATTcattattctacattctgttattatgtaaccttgttctacttcaatgTACTGTGCAATGATTTCATCTGTTATGAACATTAtgaacaagtttttcactgtatcttggcacGTGTGCCAGTAGTAAATGTATTCCAATTCCAAAATTAGTTCAGTTGTTTTCTAGCGACGTGAGCTTCGAGGTATAAGTAAATATCAGTCCAGCACAAGGGTGCAcgtcctcctcatcttcatccggTAACTGTAAGAAATATTTGCCATTCAGAGGAGGGAGTGTATCTCTTTTGTGTGTtatcttatttttaaaaaaaattgaaccgCTGATCGCAGTGAGGTCTGCAGCTCATTGGGAGCAGCCATAGTGTGAGTGGGGTGCTTGAGGCTTTGTCTCAGGAAGCTTTGGTGagaggaggcagggtttaaggtagATTTCTTCTAAGTTTCTCCCATCCCCCTCGCCCCTCCCTCAGGCCAGGTCAGGACAATGGAATGCTCCTATTGTACGGTGTTGGAAAACAGGGAGACCTCTTGTGTGGCATGCAAACTACACCTGCAAGCTTCTTACAAACTTCAGTGGGgaactagagaaactcagcaagccaggcagcatctatggaaattaataaacaaaaacacgaaatgctggcagaactcagcaggctagacagcatctatgggaggaggtaataacagcatttcggcctgaaacgttgtcactacctcctccaatagatgcagtctggcctgctgagttctgccagcattttgtgtttttatttatttccagcatctgcagatccactcgtgttgaaatgaataaacagtcgatatttcagggtgagacccttctgcaggactggaaaggaagggggaagtt
Above is a window of Hypanus sabinus isolate sHypSab1 chromosome 20, sHypSab1.hap1, whole genome shotgun sequence DNA encoding:
- the LOC132378684 gene encoding general transcription factor II-I repeat domain-containing protein 2-like encodes the protein MVDMTAHLNTLNTALQGKGRTALHMLEDVLAFERKLTVLARDLQKGTLSHFPNLREFKQGHDMIISEYLHSAIIAMQTSFGKRFCEFREEKNTLSFPVTPLSIDPSLLNTTALAGVSQPDLEMELADIADKDIWVSKFRRLTADLEDVARQKAVLAQKHKWSDIENLTDDSLRSCVKMKVTSYSPDVQTLCAEVQEQKSH